The genomic window CGTTTTTAAGCTTATGCCTGGCACTGCTACGCAGTGCTAGCTTATCGGCTCGGAAATGAAAACAAACTAGTTTGTTTTCGCTTCACTCGCCTTATTAAGCCTTATTGAGGCGATCCTGAATCATGTCGATGATGTCAGAGAGTTCCTTCGGGAGGTGAGCGCCGAACTTCGGATAGTGATTTTCCTTAACGTCAGCGAGTTCCTTCTTCCAGCCTTCAACATCAACGGAGGTGATTGCGGGGAGAGTCTTCTTGTAGCATTCAGCGAGGCCTTCAGTGTTGAGGGCGCCGTCTGCCGGCATCAGACCAATCGGGGTTTCCTTAGCATTGTCCTTGCCGTCGCAACGGTCGAAGATCCAAGCGAGGACGCGGCTGTTGTCGCCGTAACCCGGCCACATGAAGCCACCCGGAAGTTCTGCATTGTCAGCGTCCTTACGGAACCAGTTGACGTAGAAGATCTTGGGGAGCTTGTCTTCGGTAGACTTCTTACCGATTTCGATCCAGTGCTTGAAGTAGTCACCCATGTTGTAGCCGCAGAACGGGAGGATTGCGAACGGGTCGCGACGGATCTTACCGACTTCAGCAGCGTTAATGGTGGAAGCAGCGGTGATTTCGGAACCAACGATGGAGCCGAGGAACACGCCGTGGTTCCAGCTCAGGGACTGGTGAACCAGAGGAATGGTGGACGGACGACGGCCACCGAAGAGGATTGCGGAGATAGGAACGCCTGCAGGATCTTCCCATTCAGCAGCAATGCAGGGGCACTGATATGCCGGAGCAGTGAAGCGAGCATTGGGGTGAGCCATTTCTTCGCCCTTAGGAGCCTTGTCCTTGGGGAGAGCGTCACGGGTATTGCCCTTCCAGTCAACCAGCTTGCCAGTTGCAGGATAGCCAATGCCTTCCCACCATACGTCGCCATCTTCAGTGAGAGCGCAGTTGGTGTAGATGGTGTTCTTTTCAGCAGAGATAAGAGCGTTCTTGTTGGATTCTGCGGAGGTGCCCGGAGCAACGCCGAAGAAGCCAGCTTCAGGGTTGATGGCGTAGAGACGGCCATCAGCACCAAACTTCATCCATGCAATGTCGTCACCGATGGTTTCGACCTTCCAGCCCGGGATAGTCGGGATGAGCATAGCGAGGTTGGTCTTACCGCAAGCAGACGGGAATGCGCCAGTTACATACTTGACCTTGCCTTCCGGGTTGGTGAGCTTGAGGATGAGCATGTGTTCAGCCAGCCAGCCTTCGTCGCGAGCGAGAACGGTAGCGATACGGAGAGCGAAGCACTTCTTGCCGAGCAGGGCGTTTCCACCGTAGCCGGAACCGTAGGACCACACGAGGTGTTCTTCCGGGAACTGGGAGATGTACTTGAATTCAACGTCAGCGCAGGGCCAGATGCCGCCGTCGGTTTCGCCGTTGTTGAGCGGCTTACCAACAGAGTGGAGGCAAGGAACGAAGTCAGCGTTCGGGTCAGCGTTGAAGATGTCGAGAACCTTCTTGCCGGCGCGAGTCATGATGTCCATGTTGAGAACGACGTATTCGGAGTCAGTGATTTCGATACCGTTCTTGGAGATTGCGGAACCGAGGGGGCCCATGCAGAACGGAATCACGTACATGGTACGGCCGTGCATACAACCCTTGTAGAGACCGGACATGGTCTTCTTCAGTTCAACCGGGTCGATCCAGTGGTTGGTCGGACCTGCGTCTTCTTCCTTAACGGAAGAGATGAAGGTACGGGATTCAACACGAGCCACGTCAGACGGGAGAGAACGGAACAGGTAGCAGTTTTCCTTCTTAGCGAGCTTAGTAGCGAGACCTGCGTCAACGCACTTCTGCATAAGAGTGTTGTATTCTTCAACGGAACCGTCAGCAACAACAACGTTGTCCGGTTCGCACATTGCGATGACTTCTTCAACCCAAGCCTTGATCTTCGGGTGCTTGATGTCGTTCAGAGTAAGAGACATTATGAGCTCCTATTTGGTTAATGTTAAGGCGACCTGAACACGTGGTCCGTGCGCAATTCGCCCTTTCGAGAATTTTCGAACGCTGAAAATGTATAAAAATTTGAAGCGAATAGACACTATCGAGTTTGAAAAATCGTTCAAAATCACACTGAACGAACAAAGTACGGCAAATCAAACCACCCATGGCAGACGACCTCGCCTAGTCCCGTTGACAGTCTCTAAATATTTTTCAGTAAAATTTGCGTTTTTCCACCATTTTTTCTTAAAAATTTGATATTTTATGCATTGTAATTTTTTTCTTTACTTTTTTGAGGAAATATGAGTTGGTCTTACTCTAGAGAACATCAAAAGAATATTCTCTGCATGATTATGGCCGGTGGTCAGGGCAGCCGTCTGCAGCCCCTCACCCGCGACCGAGCAAAACCCGCCGTTCACTTCGGCGGAACTTACCGCATTATCGACTTCGTACTGAACAACTTCATCAACTCCGGCATTTTCAAGATCAAGGTGTTGACCCAGTTCAAGTCCGACTCTTTGAACAAGCACATTTCTGCTGCCTGGAACCTGAATGCAAGCCTGGACCAGTATGTGGACCTGGTTCCCGCCCAGATGCGTACAGGCGACGAATGGTACCGCGGTACCGCCGACGCCATTTTCCAGAACATCAACTTGATTACCGACGAACGTCCGGACCTGGTGGCAATCTTCGGTGGAGACCATATCTACAAGATGGACATCAACCAGATGATTGATTTTCACCTGTCCCGTGCAGCACTTCTCACCATCGCCGCCATTCCCGTGCCGGTGAAGGAAGCTAGCGAGTTCGGCATTATCGAAGTGGATCAGGACAACCGCATGATCGGCTTCGAAGAAAAGCCCAAGAACCCTAAGGAAATGCCGGGTCGTCCGGGTTGGTGCCTCGCTTCCATGGGCAACTACCTGTTCACCAGCAAGTTCCTGGTCCGCGAGCTGATGAAAGGAGCTGAGAATGGAGCTACCGACTTCGGCAAGCACATTATTCCCGCCCTGTATCACGATTATCCAGTTTACGTCTACGACTTCAATACAAACATCGTTCGTGGTGAACAGGCAAGCACCAAGGGCTACTGGCGCGACGTAGGAACTCTTGACGCCTTTTACGAAGCAAATATGGACCTCTGCTCCGAAAATCCGCCGTTCGACCTTTACAACAACTACTGGCCCATCCGTACTTTCAACTGGAACCAGCCGCCTGCACGATTCTTTGCTGGCGAAGGCGAAGCCCATCAGGGAGCAGCCATCGATTCTATCGTGTCTGCCGGTTGCGTTATCGGTGGCGGCACCGTCGTAAAGAGCATTCTTTCTCCTGGTGTTACCATCCAGAAGGATGCCATGGTGGAAGAATCCATCCTCTTCCCCAACGTGACCATTGGACCGGGCGCCAAGGTACGTAGAGCCATTATCGAAAAGGGCTTGCATATTCCTGCAGGCTTCCAGATTGGCTACGACCTGGAACGCGATCGCAAGCTGTTCCATGTGACAGAATCTGGCATCGTCGTTCTCGCCAAGGATACCATCATCAAAGCCTAAGGCCTTGATAGACCGAGTTCGCAGTACATCCGGCGAAGAACCTACGATGTGCGAACTCTCTCGCTAAAAAGGACCGGTTTAAACCGGTCCTTTTTGCTCACTGATCAAGGTGAAACAAAGCGAGTGATGCGATAGCCGCGCCAAAGTTAAAGATTAAAGGAAGCCCCGCATTCGCGGGGCTTTATTCGTTTGAAAAAGGAATTCCCTACGGAAAAATTTCTAACTTTTAGCTGTATGAGTGAAGATGTAACAAGCACACTTTCTCAAAAGGTGCAAGATATTGCAAAGTCCCCCAAATACCGCGGGGCAATCTTCCAGATCGAGGCCGACGAAAATGGTCTCGCCCTGGTGGATGTGAAGGAAGCAAGTCTCAAGGTCTACTTGATGATCGACCCGGACTGCGACAAGATTCTCGAAACACGTTTCTTTACCTACGGTGGCCCCATCTTTACCGCTCTTGCTGATACTTTCTGCAAAAAGATTCAGATGGCAACCATCGACGATGCCTGCAAGATTACTGCAGAATCTATCGAAGAAGAACTGCGAGACATCCCCGAAGTACGCGCCATTCCGGAAACCGCTCCTGAAATCAGCCAGATGAACAAGCTAATCGCTAAGGTCCTGGAAGAATATCCCGAAAAGAAGGCAACCGCCATTATCGTTCGCGAGAAGATGGAACGTATCAAGTACCGCACCCAGACCGCAGAAGGCCGTGCCGAGGCTGATGCCGAATGGAACGCACTCACCAAGGTGCAGAAGATCGAGAAGATCGAGGAATGGCTCCACAAGTCTGTCCGCGGAACCCTGCAGGGCGACGGCGGTGACTTGGAAATTTTAGACCTTACCGAGGACAACCACTTGAAGATTCGTTTCCAG from Fibrobacter sp. UWR4 includes these protein-coding regions:
- the glgC gene encoding glucose-1-phosphate adenylyltransferase, which gives rise to MSWSYSREHQKNILCMIMAGGQGSRLQPLTRDRAKPAVHFGGTYRIIDFVLNNFINSGIFKIKVLTQFKSDSLNKHISAAWNLNASLDQYVDLVPAQMRTGDEWYRGTADAIFQNINLITDERPDLVAIFGGDHIYKMDINQMIDFHLSRAALLTIAAIPVPVKEASEFGIIEVDQDNRMIGFEEKPKNPKEMPGRPGWCLASMGNYLFTSKFLVRELMKGAENGATDFGKHIIPALYHDYPVYVYDFNTNIVRGEQASTKGYWRDVGTLDAFYEANMDLCSENPPFDLYNNYWPIRTFNWNQPPARFFAGEGEAHQGAAIDSIVSAGCVIGGGTVVKSILSPGVTIQKDAMVEESILFPNVTIGPGAKVRRAIIEKGLHIPAGFQIGYDLERDRKLFHVTESGIVVLAKDTIIKA
- a CDS encoding NifU family protein produces the protein MSEDVTSTLSQKVQDIAKSPKYRGAIFQIEADENGLALVDVKEASLKVYLMIDPDCDKILETRFFTYGGPIFTALADTFCKKIQMATIDDACKITAESIEEELRDIPEVRAIPETAPEISQMNKLIAKVLEEYPEKKATAIIVREKMERIKYRTQTAEGRAEADAEWNALTKVQKIEKIEEWLHKSVRGTLQGDGGDLEILDLTEDNHLKIRFQGACAGCGSAMGGTLFYIEDELQNNVYYNLIVDPEDPLDSINQEPSVFGGEPSET
- a CDS encoding phosphoenolpyruvate carboxykinase (GTP); the protein is MSLTLNDIKHPKIKAWVEEVIAMCEPDNVVVADGSVEEYNTLMQKCVDAGLATKLAKKENCYLFRSLPSDVARVESRTFISSVKEEDAGPTNHWIDPVELKKTMSGLYKGCMHGRTMYVIPFCMGPLGSAISKNGIEITDSEYVVLNMDIMTRAGKKVLDIFNADPNADFVPCLHSVGKPLNNGETDGGIWPCADVEFKYISQFPEEHLVWSYGSGYGGNALLGKKCFALRIATVLARDEGWLAEHMLILKLTNPEGKVKYVTGAFPSACGKTNLAMLIPTIPGWKVETIGDDIAWMKFGADGRLYAINPEAGFFGVAPGTSAESNKNALISAEKNTIYTNCALTEDGDVWWEGIGYPATGKLVDWKGNTRDALPKDKAPKGEEMAHPNARFTAPAYQCPCIAAEWEDPAGVPISAILFGGRRPSTIPLVHQSLSWNHGVFLGSIVGSEITAASTINAAEVGKIRRDPFAILPFCGYNMGDYFKHWIEIGKKSTEDKLPKIFYVNWFRKDADNAELPGGFMWPGYGDNSRVLAWIFDRCDGKDNAKETPIGLMPADGALNTEGLAECYKKTLPAITSVDVEGWKKELADVKENHYPKFGAHLPKELSDIIDMIQDRLNKA